The following are encoded together in the Halopiger aswanensis genome:
- a CDS encoding YqaA family protein, whose translation MIQTKILLVPLVLLQSEQEFLLGTVATVASVLGAVFAYYVGQRGGRPLLERFISTTYVDRIE comes from the coding sequence GTGATTCAGACCAAGATCCTGTTGGTGCCGCTGGTGTTGTTGCAGTCGGAGCAGGAATTTCTGCTCGGAACGGTGGCAACCGTGGCGTCGGTGCTGGGTGCAGTGTTCGCCTACTATGTAGGGCAACGCGGTGGCCGCCCGCTGCTTGAGCGGTTTATCTCTACAACGTATGTGGACCGGATAGAATAG
- a CDS encoding DUF7344 domain-containing protein: MTDDAESDPPDQSDQSDPPDPPESSADDPLEDVPLSLDAHLDILANERRRYLLEYLWDQPGHVGSFEAATKHTISQHGQKYGWQPNHDDIQVDLQQHHLPKLADAGLIEYDIRSQTIRYRGNDRLEEIYERIVEFERDR, translated from the coding sequence ATGACCGACGATGCCGAGTCCGACCCGCCGGACCAATCGGACCAGTCTGACCCGCCGGATCCTCCCGAGTCGTCCGCGGACGACCCGCTCGAGGACGTTCCGCTCTCCCTCGACGCACACCTCGATATTCTGGCCAACGAGCGCCGTCGCTACCTCCTCGAGTACCTCTGGGACCAGCCGGGACACGTCGGTTCGTTCGAGGCCGCGACGAAACACACGATCTCGCAACACGGGCAGAAATACGGGTGGCAACCGAACCACGACGACATCCAAGTCGATCTGCAGCAACACCATCTCCCGAAACTGGCCGACGCCGGCCTCATCGAGTACGATATCCGTAGCCAGACGATTCGGTATCGCGGCAACGACCGCCTCGAGGAGATTTACGAGCGGATCGTCGAGTTCGAGCGCGATCGCTAG